TTCACGCAAAAGAGGGGGTAAAGCCCCCTCCCTCATTAATCCATTACTTTACCAGCCTGAGATTACCAAACTTGGAGGTATTCTGCCAGCTGTTGTCCGTTGGATCGCACCA
This window of the Thermotoga sp. genome carries:
- a CDS encoding sugar-binding protein, which codes for WCDPTDNSWQNTSKFGNLRLVK